A stretch of the Thiomicrorhabdus xiamenensis genome encodes the following:
- a CDS encoding DsbC family protein: MNFAKKLLGGLIFSSVMVSAYAQPPAAQPTQTHDFSAIQKQLQTMIPGLDHFDIQPTGVKGLYQVILGVDVVYMSEDGQFLVQGDLIDLKNKVNLTRQVSMQQRTEALAEIPEASMWIYPGDEKAQRKSTITVFTDIHCPYCRKLHLEVPELNKAGVTVRYLAYPRAGVASQSYTDAVSAWCADTPLEALDQVMKGQKVAEKQCDNPIKQHMQLAQFFQVNGTPNILLDDGRLIPGYVPAKELLKEIYDK, translated from the coding sequence GTGAATTTTGCGAAAAAACTTTTGGGTGGGCTTATTTTTAGCTCTGTAATGGTTTCAGCTTATGCTCAGCCGCCGGCCGCTCAGCCGACTCAAACACATGATTTCTCGGCTATCCAGAAACAGCTGCAGACGATGATTCCCGGGTTGGATCATTTTGATATCCAGCCGACCGGCGTTAAAGGGCTTTATCAGGTGATTTTGGGGGTGGATGTCGTTTATATGAGTGAAGACGGCCAATTTCTAGTGCAAGGCGATCTGATTGATTTGAAAAATAAGGTGAACCTGACGCGACAGGTCAGTATGCAGCAGAGAACCGAGGCTTTGGCGGAAATTCCTGAAGCGTCAATGTGGATTTATCCTGGTGACGAAAAGGCGCAGCGCAAGTCAACCATTACCGTATTCACCGATATTCACTGTCCTTACTGCCGAAAATTGCATCTGGAAGTGCCGGAATTGAATAAGGCCGGTGTGACCGTCCGTTATCTCGCTTATCCTCGAGCAGGTGTTGCTTCGCAATCCTATACCGATGCCGTTTCCGCCTGGTGTGCAGATACGCCTCTGGAGGCTCTGGATCAGGTGATGAAGGGGCAGAAAGTGGCTGAGAAGCAGTGTGATAATCCGATTAAGCAGCATATGCAACTGGCTCAGTTCTTTCAAGTGAACGGAACCCCGAACATTCTTCTGGATGATGGCAGGCTGATCCCAGGGTATGTTCCGGCCAAAGAGTTGCTCAAGGAGATCTACGATAAATAA
- a CDS encoding substrate-binding domain-containing protein, whose translation MLRIVLTLTLSLMLIACQQSSNTPAPNEKPELLIYSGITMVRPLQQLATEFEKQKGVKITIIQGASGFILKTLKNQQIGDIYFPGSTIFRSKPENQQIFDRYVLVGYNRLALIVPKGNPKHLNSDLNQLTDPELSIVLSSPGSSSVGKATEALLNQLKLKDRVFENVTYFTTDSHRLFKSIQNGDADLAVNWFATTKWPETESYMDAIPIDQALAPKRSLELILLKYSKDKALALEFMTYASSKHGLETFAQYGFLNEEELKMLSASPQQIKVLEPNK comes from the coding sequence ATGCTACGAATCGTTTTAACTTTAACCCTCTCTTTGATGCTGATCGCCTGTCAACAAAGCTCAAATACACCGGCTCCCAACGAGAAACCTGAACTTCTCATCTACAGCGGTATCACTATGGTTCGCCCGCTGCAACAGCTTGCGACCGAATTCGAAAAGCAAAAAGGCGTTAAAATCACGATCATTCAAGGTGCTTCCGGTTTTATTCTCAAAACTCTGAAAAACCAGCAGATCGGGGATATCTACTTCCCAGGCTCGACCATCTTCCGCTCCAAACCCGAGAACCAGCAAATATTCGATCGCTATGTACTGGTCGGCTATAACCGTTTGGCATTAATCGTCCCCAAGGGCAACCCAAAACACTTGAACTCGGACTTAAACCAGCTAACCGACCCGGAACTCTCGATTGTGCTTTCTTCGCCCGGCAGCAGCTCTGTTGGCAAAGCGACTGAGGCACTGTTGAATCAATTAAAATTAAAAGATCGTGTTTTCGAAAATGTCACCTATTTCACTACCGACTCGCACCGCCTTTTCAAATCGATTCAAAACGGCGACGCTGATTTAGCCGTAAACTGGTTCGCCACCACCAAATGGCCGGAAACAGAGTCTTACATGGATGCCATTCCGATTGATCAGGCGCTCGCCCCTAAACGCTCACTGGAGTTAATCCTGCTTAAATATTCGAAAGATAAAGCGCTTGCATTGGAATTCATGACCTACGCCAGTTCTAAACATGGTCTGGAAACCTTTGCCCAATACGGTTTCCTGAACGAAGAGGAACTCAAAATGCTGTCAGCCTCCCCGCAGCAGATCAAAGTATTGGAGCCAAATAAATGA
- a CDS encoding hybrid sensor histidine kinase/response regulator — protein MTTRITEKKPSIVTRTGINLFLLLIIFILGLGAQAILNFSITNYTNELDKKIRNAEVENNLGLEVILEIYKIEASFFQVTAFPNKHLRKIIEHEIEESQEEITHVLQVLNQGGTYKHNLDLNLPNTEEQFEIMFYKPITADQFSFAEADVLPKLGLITHKIKELNQLLKQIDRYRLTQDPRLGKSISTLKLEVKLFEPIFHRLKEDANQIFYTHRLNFTQIRKEVEEQKRFYKSLQIFLTLFLLIAGLYAFWRLSRNIHRTSQEIEKTHDYTRDILNSQDNIIIVNDGEKIIDVSGGFFKFFYEYPDLDAFSADYNCVCDLFVKEEGLVYKFEDKSWIEYVVENPNKTHKAKLRYHGTEHIYKIYGQKSKKYQRYIISLLDITEFEKINRDLQEQKNRALEATRSKGEFLANMSHEIRTPLNAILGFIDLLKEKPLDPEGKKYLETVTQSSHTLLGIINDILDLTKIESGKLDIDISEFSPKDELTGVADLFRARCSEKNINFVTHFAENLPGGIKSDALRIKQVISNLLSNAVKFTDPGKTITLDISYNPGWLRISVEDEGIGMTREAQEKIFEAFSQAETSTTRKYGGTGLGLTISSRLIKMLGGSLKVTSRLGEGSKFYFSIPVQAVELTQKTQAPAEGKELVRYSGDILLVEDNKTNQMLMVAILKKFGLSCLIANDGLEALEQAKNRRFDLILMDENMPNLNGIEATRQIREHEKQSGAHRQHIVALTANAMTGDRERFIEAGMDEYLTKPVNIGELTKVFEKFLPKK, from the coding sequence ATGACGACCCGTATCACCGAAAAAAAACCATCCATCGTCACCCGAACCGGCATCAATCTATTTCTTTTGCTGATCATTTTTATCCTTGGGCTAGGGGCTCAGGCCATCTTGAATTTCAGCATTACCAACTATACCAACGAACTGGATAAAAAAATCCGTAATGCCGAAGTCGAAAACAATCTCGGCCTGGAAGTTATTTTGGAAATCTACAAGATCGAAGCCAGCTTCTTCCAAGTAACCGCTTTCCCGAATAAACACCTGCGAAAAATTATCGAACATGAAATAGAAGAGAGTCAGGAAGAGATTACCCATGTCTTGCAAGTATTGAACCAAGGCGGAACCTATAAACACAATCTCGACTTGAACTTGCCGAATACCGAAGAACAATTCGAGATCATGTTCTACAAGCCGATAACTGCCGATCAATTTTCGTTTGCCGAGGCCGACGTCCTTCCCAAGCTTGGACTCATTACACATAAAATAAAAGAGCTTAATCAGCTGCTCAAACAAATCGACCGGTATCGCCTAACTCAAGACCCCCGCCTGGGAAAAAGCATCTCGACACTGAAACTTGAGGTTAAGCTGTTTGAACCGATTTTCCACCGCCTCAAAGAAGACGCCAATCAGATCTTCTACACCCACCGCCTGAACTTTACCCAGATCCGCAAAGAAGTTGAAGAGCAAAAACGTTTCTACAAAAGCCTGCAGATATTCCTGACCCTGTTCTTACTGATTGCAGGGTTATATGCTTTCTGGCGCCTGAGTCGAAACATCCATCGCACATCGCAGGAAATCGAAAAAACGCATGACTACACACGAGACATCCTGAACTCCCAAGACAACATTATTATTGTTAACGATGGGGAAAAAATCATTGATGTCAGCGGCGGATTCTTTAAATTCTTCTACGAATACCCTGATCTCGATGCATTTTCCGCAGACTACAACTGCGTCTGCGATCTCTTTGTCAAAGAAGAAGGTCTGGTCTATAAATTCGAAGATAAAAGCTGGATCGAATATGTCGTCGAAAACCCGAATAAAACGCATAAGGCCAAACTGCGTTATCACGGCACTGAGCATATTTATAAAATCTACGGACAAAAATCCAAAAAATATCAGCGCTATATCATCTCGCTACTGGACATTACCGAATTTGAAAAGATTAACCGCGATCTTCAGGAACAGAAAAATCGTGCGCTCGAAGCAACCCGCTCTAAAGGCGAATTCCTGGCCAACATGTCACACGAAATTCGTACACCGCTGAATGCGATTCTCGGATTCATTGACCTGCTCAAAGAAAAACCGCTGGACCCGGAAGGAAAGAAATACCTTGAAACGGTCACGCAATCGAGCCATACCCTGCTTGGCATTATCAATGACATTCTCGATTTGACCAAAATTGAAAGCGGTAAACTGGATATCGACATCAGCGAGTTTTCACCGAAAGACGAGTTAACCGGTGTTGCCGATCTGTTTAGAGCGCGTTGCAGCGAGAAAAACATCAATTTCGTCACCCATTTTGCGGAAAACCTCCCAGGCGGAATTAAGTCCGACGCTCTGCGCATTAAGCAAGTAATCTCAAACCTGCTGTCAAATGCGGTCAAATTTACCGATCCCGGAAAAACCATCACTCTCGATATCAGCTACAACCCTGGCTGGTTGCGTATTTCAGTCGAGGATGAAGGTATCGGCATGACACGGGAAGCGCAGGAAAAAATCTTCGAGGCGTTCTCTCAGGCGGAAACCTCGACAACCCGAAAATATGGTGGTACGGGACTTGGCCTGACCATCAGCTCACGCCTGATTAAAATGCTGGGCGGAAGTCTCAAGGTGACTTCTCGTCTTGGAGAAGGAAGTAAATTCTATTTCAGCATTCCGGTTCAAGCGGTAGAACTCACTCAAAAAACTCAGGCACCTGCCGAAGGGAAAGAACTTGTCCGTTACAGCGGTGATATTCTTCTGGTTGAAGACAATAAAACCAACCAGATGCTGATGGTTGCGATTCTCAAGAAATTCGGTTTAAGCTGCCTGATCGCCAACGATGGCTTGGAAGCCTTGGAACAAGCTAAGAACCGACGTTTTGATCTGATCCTGATGGATGAAAACATGCCGAATCTGAACGGTATCGAAGCCACCAGACAGATCCGCGAACACGAAAAACAGAGCGGAGCGCACAGGCAACACATTGTGGCGCTGACGGCAAACGCCATGACCGGTGACCGGGAACGCTTTATCGAAGCGGGCATGGACGAATACCTGACCAAGCCGGTGAACATCGGCGAACTGACCAAGGTATTCGAGAAGTTTTTGCCTAAAAAATAG
- the xerD gene encoding site-specific tyrosine recombinase XerD, with protein sequence MSAAMPLLEFLEYLQFNQGLSTNTVAAYRTDLQKFRDWLLESRQPWETLSSESLQDFVLQLMAKRKASSNARMLSSIKRFYQWANQQYPIENNPVQQLKAPKAERKIPKVLSEVQIEALLEAPDLTTALGIRDRAILELMYASGLRVSEVVGLPFEQLNLSAGVVQVTGKGAKERIVPIGEVASEWLQRYLQGARSELVGKKRASTLFVSRLGRPMTRQTLWHRVRKLAESVGIFNKLSPHGLRHAFATHLINHGADLRSVQLLLGHSDLSTTQIYTHVAKQRLQSLHQQHHPRG encoded by the coding sequence ATGTCCGCCGCAATGCCGCTGTTGGAGTTTTTGGAATATCTGCAATTTAATCAGGGCTTGAGCACCAATACGGTTGCGGCTTATCGAACAGACCTGCAGAAATTCCGTGACTGGTTACTGGAAAGCCGTCAGCCTTGGGAAACACTGAGCTCCGAAAGTCTTCAGGATTTTGTATTACAACTGATGGCAAAGCGAAAAGCGAGTTCGAATGCGCGTATGTTAAGCAGTATCAAACGCTTCTATCAGTGGGCCAATCAGCAGTACCCGATTGAAAATAATCCTGTTCAGCAGCTTAAGGCACCGAAAGCCGAACGTAAGATCCCCAAAGTATTGAGCGAAGTGCAGATTGAGGCGCTGCTTGAGGCACCGGATTTGACTACGGCGCTGGGGATTCGCGATCGTGCCATTCTGGAACTGATGTATGCATCGGGACTGCGGGTCTCCGAAGTTGTCGGTCTGCCGTTCGAGCAGCTTAATTTATCCGCCGGGGTGGTTCAGGTGACCGGTAAAGGAGCCAAGGAGCGCATTGTGCCAATCGGCGAAGTGGCTTCGGAATGGTTGCAACGCTATTTGCAGGGCGCGCGTAGTGAACTGGTCGGAAAGAAAAGAGCGTCAACGCTGTTTGTTTCCCGCCTCGGTCGTCCAATGACGCGTCAGACGCTTTGGCATCGGGTGCGCAAGCTGGCGGAATCGGTCGGGATCTTCAATAAACTTTCGCCGCACGGCTTAAGGCATGCTTTTGCAACCCATCTGATCAATCACGGCGCCGATCTGCGCAGTGTTCAGCTTTTGCTCGGACACAGCGATCTGTCGACCACGCAGATTTATACGCATGTTGCCAAACAGCGATTGCAAAGCCTGCATCAGCAGCATCACCCACGAGGGTGA
- the rplS gene encoding 50S ribosomal protein L19 produces MSDIIKKIEAEQMTKEIPAFAPGDTVVVQVKVVEGKNERLQAYEGVVIAKKNRGINSNFIVRKISHGVGVERTFQTFSPLVDSITVKRRGDVRRAKLYYLRNLSGKAARIKEKV; encoded by the coding sequence ATGAGCGATATCATTAAAAAGATTGAAGCAGAACAAATGACTAAAGAAATCCCGGCTTTCGCGCCAGGTGACACTGTTGTTGTTCAAGTTAAAGTTGTTGAAGGTAAAAACGAACGTCTACAGGCGTATGAAGGTGTTGTTATCGCGAAGAAAAACCGTGGTATCAACTCTAACTTCATCGTTCGTAAAATCTCTCACGGTGTAGGCGTTGAGCGTACTTTCCAGACTTTCAGCCCGCTAGTTGACAGTATTACTGTTAAGCGTCGCGGTGATGTTCGTCGTGCGAAACTTTACTATCTGCGTAACCTATCCGGTAAAGCGGCTCGTATCAAAGAAAAAGTATAA
- the trmD gene encoding tRNA (guanosine(37)-N1)-methyltransferase TrmD has product MRFDVITLFPEMFGALTESGVSRRALQKQLYSLNTWNPREFTHDRHKTVDDRPYGGGPGMVMMYQPLKDSVDAIRQAQTTKPHVIYLSPQGQPLTQEKVAQLAQLDSITLLCGRYEGIDERLLQTEVDEEICIGDFVVSGGELPAMMLMDSLIRLLPGALGHDQSAEQDSFSDGLLDCPHYTRPEEVNGMRVPEVLLQGNHAKIDAWRHQQKLLRTEQRRPDLLARYQDGE; this is encoded by the coding sequence GTGAGATTTGATGTCATCACCCTCTTTCCGGAAATGTTCGGGGCTTTGACGGAGTCCGGCGTTAGCCGCCGGGCTTTGCAAAAGCAGTTATACAGCCTGAATACCTGGAATCCCCGTGAGTTTACCCATGATCGTCATAAAACGGTCGATGACCGTCCTTATGGCGGCGGACCTGGCATGGTGATGATGTATCAGCCGCTTAAAGACAGCGTTGATGCGATTCGTCAGGCACAGACAACAAAACCTCATGTGATCTACCTTTCCCCGCAGGGGCAGCCGCTGACTCAAGAGAAGGTGGCGCAGCTCGCACAGCTGGATTCGATCACGCTTCTTTGCGGTCGATATGAAGGCATTGACGAGCGACTGCTGCAAACCGAGGTGGATGAAGAAATTTGTATTGGCGATTTTGTCGTCAGTGGCGGGGAGCTACCGGCTATGATGCTGATGGACTCCTTGATTCGCTTGCTGCCGGGTGCCTTGGGGCATGATCAGTCGGCAGAGCAGGACTCTTTTTCCGACGGTCTTCTGGACTGTCCGCATTACACACGGCCTGAAGAGGTTAATGGAATGCGCGTACCGGAGGTTCTGTTGCAGGGGAATCACGCCAAAATCGACGCTTGGCGTCACCAACAAAAGTTACTGCGCACTGAGCAGCGACGCCCGGATCTACTGGCCCGATATCAGGACGGCGAGTAG
- the rimM gene encoding ribosome maturation factor RimM (Essential for efficient processing of 16S rRNA), whose product MAELPENLLPVGQINGVFGVHGWVKIFSDTEPRENIFSYSPWWIKHKGEWLEVKVEDFKGQQGGKALVAKLDLIGDRDLAREYMGCEIAIDRAQLKQGENEFYWIDLIGCQVENLQGVNLGEVADLIETGAHDVLRVKGETEELIPFVMDEFIIEIDVQGKRIKVDWQAEENE is encoded by the coding sequence ATGGCGGAATTACCGGAAAATCTTTTGCCTGTCGGCCAGATTAACGGCGTTTTCGGGGTTCATGGATGGGTGAAGATTTTCTCCGATACCGAACCCCGCGAAAATATTTTTAGCTATTCGCCTTGGTGGATTAAACACAAAGGCGAGTGGTTGGAAGTCAAAGTTGAAGACTTCAAAGGGCAGCAGGGCGGTAAAGCCCTGGTTGCCAAACTTGATCTCATCGGTGATCGCGATTTAGCGCGTGAATATATGGGGTGCGAGATCGCAATCGATCGCGCACAACTGAAACAGGGTGAGAACGAATTTTACTGGATCGATCTGATCGGTTGCCAGGTGGAAAACCTGCAGGGTGTCAACCTCGGCGAAGTGGCCGATTTGATCGAAACCGGTGCGCATGATGTTTTGCGTGTCAAGGGCGAGACTGAGGAACTGATTCCGTTTGTAATGGATGAGTTCATTATAGAGATCGACGTCCAGGGCAAACGGATCAAGGTGGATTGGCAGGCGGAAGAGAACGAGTGA
- the rpsP gene encoding 30S ribosomal protein S16 — translation MVVIRLARGGSKKRPFYKLVVADQRFSATGRFIEQVGFYNPIARGQEEKLRVDQARVDHWVAEGAQMSDRVKSILKNA, via the coding sequence ATGGTAGTTATTCGTTTGGCCCGTGGTGGTTCTAAAAAGCGTCCTTTTTACAAGCTAGTTGTTGCTGATCAGCGTTTCAGCGCGACCGGCCGTTTCATTGAGCAGGTAGGTTTCTACAACCCTATCGCGCGTGGTCAAGAAGAAAAACTACGTGTTGATCAGGCGCGTGTTGACCACTGGGTTGCTGAAGGTGCGCAAATGAGCGACCGCGTTAAGAGCATCCTTAAAAACGCTTAA
- the ffh gene encoding signal recognition particle protein, whose product MFDNLSDRLNRTLKTLKGQGRLTESNIKDALRDVRRALLEADVALPVVKSFITKVQERAVGQEVSTSLNPGQAFIKIVKDELTTVMGEEASPLNFNVEPPAVIMMAGLQGAGKTTSVGKLAKWLTEREKKKVMVVSADVYRPAAIKQLETLAEQVGVDFFPSTADQDPVEIARNAHAEARKKFADVLILDTAGRLHIDEDMMGEIKRLHDSITPAETLFVVDAMTGQDAANTAKAFNDALPLTGVILTKTDGDARGGAALSIREITGKPIKFLGAGEKTDALEPFHPERMAGRILGMGDVLSLIEEAESKIDKKKAEKFAQKIQKSGQFDLEDFLEQLQQINKMGGIGGMLGKLPGMGQLKGQVDNDMAEKEFRRLAAIIHSMTPQERRFPAVIKGSRKRRIATGSGTSVQDVNKLLKQFTQMQKMMKKMKGGGMKNMMRGLAGKLPPGMGGGMPPGMH is encoded by the coding sequence ATGTTTGATAATTTATCCGATCGCTTAAACCGAACATTAAAAACCCTGAAAGGTCAGGGGCGTCTAACCGAATCGAATATTAAAGATGCCTTGCGAGATGTGCGTCGAGCACTGCTTGAAGCCGATGTCGCGCTGCCGGTTGTTAAATCATTTATCACCAAAGTGCAGGAGCGCGCCGTCGGGCAGGAAGTTTCCACCAGCCTGAATCCGGGGCAGGCGTTTATCAAGATCGTTAAGGACGAACTGACGACGGTCATGGGTGAAGAGGCGAGCCCGCTTAACTTTAATGTGGAGCCGCCGGCGGTCATTATGATGGCCGGTCTGCAGGGGGCGGGTAAAACCACGTCGGTCGGGAAACTGGCCAAATGGTTGACCGAACGGGAAAAGAAAAAGGTCATGGTGGTGTCAGCTGACGTTTACCGTCCTGCTGCGATCAAACAGCTTGAGACTCTGGCTGAGCAAGTCGGGGTAGATTTCTTCCCGTCTACGGCCGATCAGGATCCTGTCGAGATTGCGCGCAATGCTCATGCCGAGGCGCGTAAGAAGTTTGCCGACGTGTTGATTCTGGATACCGCGGGTCGTCTGCATATCGATGAAGATATGATGGGTGAGATCAAACGTCTACATGACTCGATCACGCCGGCGGAAACGCTGTTTGTTGTCGATGCCATGACCGGTCAAGATGCGGCCAATACCGCTAAAGCGTTTAACGATGCGTTGCCGCTTACCGGGGTTATTCTAACCAAGACAGATGGTGATGCCCGCGGCGGTGCGGCGCTATCAATCCGCGAAATCACCGGAAAGCCGATCAAATTCCTGGGTGCCGGTGAGAAGACCGATGCACTGGAGCCGTTCCATCCGGAGCGTATGGCCGGCCGAATTCTCGGCATGGGCGATGTACTGAGCCTGATCGAAGAAGCCGAAAGCAAAATCGATAAGAAAAAGGCGGAAAAATTTGCTCAGAAAATTCAGAAGTCCGGTCAGTTTGACTTGGAGGACTTTCTGGAACAGCTGCAACAGATTAATAAAATGGGCGGTATCGGCGGTATGCTCGGTAAGTTGCCGGGTATGGGGCAGCTTAAAGGTCAGGTCGATAATGACATGGCGGAAAAAGAATTCCGTCGTTTGGCGGCGATTATCCATTCTATGACACCGCAGGAACGACGTTTCCCAGCTGTTATCAAAGGCTCGCGCAAGCGTCGTATAGCGACCGGTTCCGGTACTTCCGTGCAGGACGTCAACAAATTGCTTAAGCAGTTTACGCAGATGCAGAAAATGATGAAGAAGATGAAAGGCGGCGGCATGAAAAACATGATGCGCGGTCTGGCCGGTAAGCTTCCTCCGGGAATGGGGGGCGGGATGCCGCCGGGAATGCATTGA
- a CDS encoding cytochrome C assembly family protein, producing MILSGFSALIASILYLFVSLLIWRKIRFVEKVDPGYQRKHILLSASLAAVLHLFSLSQTLWQGYFVFNFANALSMITLLATMILLYLNRKMVVETLGIFVFPLAALSTLLPIGFNEHTRLPLELGSHVLISIAAYSTLGIATAQAILYSIQEKRFRKKQLSNLMRALPPLQEMENLMLKLLLIGFTMLSFALLSGIFFVEDLFAQHLIHKTFFAILSWLVYGWFIVGHYRYGWRGQKAVRYVIWAYLLLIVSFIGTELILHALYD from the coding sequence ATGATACTCAGTGGATTCAGCGCACTTATCGCTAGCATTCTTTATTTGTTTGTTAGTCTGTTGATCTGGCGAAAAATCCGGTTTGTTGAAAAAGTCGATCCCGGCTACCAGCGTAAGCACATTCTGCTTTCCGCCTCTCTAGCCGCTGTTCTGCATCTGTTCTCGCTAAGCCAGACTTTATGGCAGGGTTACTTCGTCTTTAATTTTGCCAACGCGCTTTCCATGATCACGCTACTGGCGACAATGATTTTGCTCTACCTTAACCGCAAGATGGTCGTTGAAACTCTGGGAATTTTCGTCTTTCCTCTGGCGGCCCTGAGCACCCTTCTTCCGATCGGATTTAATGAACACACTCGTCTGCCGCTCGAACTCGGCAGCCACGTACTGATCTCAATCGCGGCCTACAGTACGCTCGGCATCGCGACAGCTCAGGCGATCTTGTATTCAATTCAGGAAAAACGATTCCGCAAGAAGCAGCTTTCTAACCTGATGCGCGCACTGCCGCCGTTACAGGAAATGGAGAACCTGATGCTGAAACTGCTTCTCATCGGTTTCACCATGCTCAGTTTTGCGCTCTTAAGCGGCATCTTCTTCGTTGAAGACCTGTTCGCCCAGCACCTGATTCACAAAACCTTTTTCGCCATCCTGTCCTGGCTGGTCTACGGCTGGTTCATTGTCGGCCATTACCGCTATGGATGGCGTGGTCAGAAAGCAGTTCGTTATGTAATCTGGGCTTATCTTCTCCTGATTGTAAGCTTTATCGGTACCGAACTGATTCTGCACGCCCTGTACGACTAA
- a CDS encoding HlyC/CorC family transporter produces the protein MNSLDVSILFGILILLIILSALFSSSETSMMALNRYRLKHKVKSGHKGAILAQRLLEKPDRLLGVILLGNNFVNIFASSIATIIAMKLIGEAGIALAAGLLTLVILVFAEVAPKTVAALYPEKIAYPAAYVLTPLLKLLSPLVWLVNFFANGFLRSLGIKVKHHDDDHALTHEELQTLINEATSQLPAHYRSMLSSVLQLESVTVEDVMIPKQDVYAIDVDQPIEEILKDLQKSPYTRVPIYRGSLDEDLIGILNLRRALPVLMRGDVTLKDLIKISRQAYFIPETTSLSVQLGKFNQKKRRMALIVDEYGDLQGLLTVEDLLEEIVGKLSTDAKAKPNSDTVEMNEDGSMAIDASEFIRDLNKDYELDLPTDGPKTINGLIQETMESIPPVGTCIKVDDYVFEVTKISQNAIETVKLSFYTNQRTRHSTHD, from the coding sequence TTGAACTCACTTGATGTCTCAATCCTGTTTGGGATTCTTATACTGCTGATTATTCTCTCGGCCCTGTTTTCCAGCTCAGAAACCAGCATGATGGCGTTGAACCGCTATCGCTTGAAGCACAAGGTCAAATCCGGCCATAAAGGTGCCATTCTTGCGCAACGTCTGCTGGAAAAGCCTGACCGTCTTCTGGGCGTGATTCTGCTTGGAAACAATTTCGTCAATATTTTCGCCTCCTCGATCGCAACCATTATCGCCATGAAGCTGATCGGAGAAGCAGGCATCGCTCTGGCCGCCGGTCTGCTGACGCTGGTCATTCTGGTCTTCGCCGAAGTCGCACCGAAAACCGTTGCCGCCCTTTATCCGGAAAAAATCGCCTATCCGGCAGCCTATGTCCTAACGCCATTGCTGAAACTTCTGTCACCGCTGGTCTGGTTGGTGAACTTTTTCGCCAACGGTTTTTTACGCAGCCTCGGGATCAAGGTAAAACACCATGACGACGACCACGCTCTGACCCATGAAGAATTACAGACATTGATCAACGAAGCGACCAGCCAGCTGCCGGCGCACTATCGATCCATGCTCAGCAGTGTCCTGCAACTGGAGAGCGTTACGGTTGAAGACGTGATGATTCCTAAACAGGATGTGTATGCAATCGATGTTGATCAGCCGATCGAAGAGATTCTAAAAGACCTGCAAAAATCGCCTTACACCCGAGTACCCATCTATCGCGGCTCTCTCGACGAAGACCTGATCGGCATTCTTAACCTGCGCCGAGCACTGCCGGTACTGATGCGCGGAGACGTCACCCTAAAAGATCTGATCAAAATCAGTCGCCAGGCATATTTCATCCCGGAAACCACCTCCTTAAGCGTGCAACTGGGCAAATTCAATCAGAAAAAACGCCGTATGGCGCTGATTGTTGATGAATACGGCGACCTGCAAGGACTACTGACCGTCGAAGATCTTCTTGAAGAGATCGTCGGTAAACTGTCCACCGACGCCAAAGCCAAACCGAACAGCGATACAGTGGAAATGAACGAAGACGGTAGTATGGCAATCGATGCTTCGGAATTTATCCGTGACCTTAACAAGGATTATGAACTGGATCTTCCGACCGACGGGCCGAAAACCATTAACGGCCTGATTCAGGAAACCATGGAATCGATTCCTCCGGTCGGCACCTGTATCAAGGTGGACGACTATGTGTTCGAGGTCACGAAAATTTCCCAAAACGCGATTGAGACGGTCAAGCTCTCTTTCTATACCAATCAGAGAACAAGACACAGTACCCATGACTAA